The following are encoded together in the Thermococcus sibiricus MM 739 genome:
- the speD gene encoding adenosylmethionine decarboxylase: MDTIGYHYVVEASGCDPEVLKDPNRIREIFMNAAKTGNMEIKASYFFRFSPTGVSGVVIVAESHISVHTWPEEGYAALDVYTCGEKADPEKAVDYILEKFRAQYAHVSEVKRGIKEEEGTFTHMILTWEEKLDRRSEK; the protein is encoded by the coding sequence ATGGACACTATTGGATATCACTACGTGGTTGAGGCTTCAGGCTGTGATCCCGAGGTTTTAAAAGATCCAAACAGGATAAGAGAGATTTTTATGAATGCTGCAAAGACAGGAAACATGGAAATAAAAGCAAGTTACTTCTTTAGATTCTCACCAACGGGGGTTAGTGGAGTAGTTATTGTTGCCGAGAGTCATATTTCCGTTCATACATGGCCAGAGGAAGGATATGCAGCGCTGGATGTTTACACCTGTGGCGAGAAAGCAGATCCAGAGAAGGCTGTTGATTACATTCTTGAGAAGTTCAGAGCTCAGTACGCTCACGTCTCAGAAGTCAAGCGGGGTATCAAAGAAGAAGAGGGTACGTTTACTCATATGATCTTAACATGGGAAGAAAAACTAGACAGAAGAAGCGAGAAGTGA